In Scheffersomyces stipitis CBS 6054 chromosome 8, complete sequence, one DNA window encodes the following:
- the ADD2.1 gene encoding ATP-dependent DNA helicase — protein sequence MNTQAPGYSSHNPITLDSGSDSDSDQNFEDALDDFSQVDIKCENSNLVSTDEHIWSSPQSFRRSSPCSSMQSTPARTNVKDELDYLAKNYFVFVESLGYFYSEKRHYFISSDSKYASSKLYIKSKQRFLDLISKLTKQSPYYNQIERESNIVNVATIPSPIPGIEAEEFAFCDSCKYTRNIGHLPVKCASHGYMRRGEGYRVESGGFFLLKEFPRMPSLPATPPPSTPNVTASSPTIPCSSPIHRRSRFTNRDLEVEYKGPLITKICVRESENMTADAFLQKYANIIYIPDMGLYWHEHERVFLDRNSEIVHNSLSSIIDKCKFLETHMHAVMSNSYYWFLLASPNTSSEVQICLEWLKEPLHGLSPSKIQYCPNCINSAIIDDHCDVDNLNVLTGMGYRMESGTIFLLASGGGMTDILEDQREEAPDLEYYASDSGAVFSSDEQEAEGSVDYASDMENLTVDGQEGDELTAVNGESESDTLLEDEVQEGDFRSFDDSSDSDNLFVDDAQEDDEEMIDIAIDNDTESDNDESDISAYDTSDDGLDNEYEPEADLLYDEETVRISTVSGWSQLKKKGICQINNLLWSRGQQHFLDITSRAFRSFLMGTVSNAQYTQMLEDVEEWVDLMPQYYRIPIDTKGRTFEILRPFPRLPPNIHTYCSECGFVIGFNENNENLRSSARHAKNTGHDRFISREGYAIRAATGFNLLVILGSSESISTCESEDGDYDDEDIVIPSFDDGSGSPVTHPEFIVEPYSTDEEASDYEQEPESLPPPSKEEEIEVSELLRYSHGLVYDPIFYLYYYITEERYVDVNSKFFKNTLEDIGDHKSRIRNLVDRVISTQIIDSSKFEKKVTRGHIHWAKELSKVAYSKKLCFCKQCYQIFKTKTAFSRHRRDYASMVGREHAGHDTSADFKGYLLERPKGLYYAIGIPDDVAEAEAAATVEEITGSSSQWVMGGPGWTAEEYESKVKWLEVKLGMLPDQFLAKHNYLLVKELGLYYDFTQKWFRSITHRLSRKVFFADLVSSVRSELISYMLHNMDRKYEYMLAPRHQQQVATLQAAVKYDGPVVAVENGNGEHLDFELVDNCIQPTKYYMCHVCKFIAHHSSVTAHIKQAKHQREEGPEKHVVYGYSVRNVEAKTNYFRIQSNLAAGFHEPTDSSAELQIVDPFLSRYKAHEYTKFRSFLNMANDKRWPRLVQLCKKYVTKKRLALSTGSSLSALIDNPRFCSTPNSASRYGLALARFLYVAMKMCELKEHKAMEAFDQVFCANKEQGLRRFFGQMKIFGAFWLLSPVLVLQEDDLNYMDDIFMSSLMVCLLDEGGIGFKIKSYRCDFCSGLSFAFKCIAVDVMKKDKSYVHPFVEDCNKSASISLNFGRFRKFSADVHSLSPRTFGRTMNVLRVGDIIRINTFEVGLNDIKKWVYDAIQQYVLEVEELFVDINITPTMAMHEMSAAQKPRVVGMPQTSYNWDQRDIDRCLEINSVDKYDVKSLQCFRRRLSRLNNYFFCMILLTCGSPYRLTELYSVLIRNEERLGSNVFVADGMLGLFTNNGKNSMKYSRERPILKMLPEEVSECLAHYIYFVRPFEYTLVEYQEQTGSLSLTEFKKLSDKYKLHLFMGEKGIKSSTTLGKSFRKFINKTTPKLRGIMYGEIRQVLSYFVGANVSGMIGLQIKIDNTLAEQAGHSFSRFVESYATNRDGYNHVMLQRMRDCSAAWHTCLEMRTLQIFTPSIFTRNEPPKLTGEELLEAGRKIFGQQFRFKEGQQQATSDVANCFSMMVAINSGKTTCCIIAMLAERTNSLRRTNRGKKTHCVTIFVVPYISTLNSTIRQLTENFKVHTYDGSVGQVNNYDVLLMSLEDGHLRHLDSVVRHIQSTNYRGKTYLRRVVVDDAHILQMKQYVIEGNKNVPIVFLTSFLSQKEDDTLSTLFNLESLVRVSSQEPLLPHKEFTLFKKPSTTSICQTVIDKVRSLGSAIVIAESSDKVSYLLNRMAVEVPSIGIYGSPDARAAALNKIASENIRVVVTTAEAMVGLHMFKHTTVLFAYSINNPIELLVGSQLSSGKVEMVLLNFYSTEFQRDLLDTCVNLMIMRHMRLTEQTCYEAGKERCHACVNKRRHA from the coding sequence ATGAATACTCAAGCACCAGGCTATTCAAGTCATAATCCAATAACTTTGGATCTGGGTCTGGACCTGGACCTGGACCAGAACTTCGAAGATGCTCTAGACGACTTCAGCCAAGTAGATATCAAATGCGAAAACTCCAATCTCGTTTCTACCGATGAGCATATTTGGTCGAGCCCTCAATCGTTTAGACGGAGCCTGCcatgttcttcaatgcaATCTACTCCAGCGAGGACAAATGTCAAAGACGAACTTGACTACTTGGCCAAAAATTACTTTGTGTTTGTTGAGTCTCTAGGATACTTCTATCTGGAAAAAAGGCATTATTTTATCTCTTCGGATTCGAAATATGCCAGCTCcaaattatatataaagTCAAAGCAAAGATTTCTTGACCTCATTAGCAAACTAACAAAACAATCACCTTATTACAACCAAATAGAACGCGAGTCAAATATTGTGAATGTGGCTACCATTCCAAGCCCTATCCCTGGCATTGAAGCCGAAGAATTTGCCTTCTGTGATTCCTGTAAGTACACCAGAAACATTGGTCACCTCCCAGTGAAATGTGCAAGTCATGGATACATGAGAAGGGGAGAAGGCTATAGAGTGGAACTGGGGggtttctttctattgAAGGAATTCCCACGTATGCCTTCTTTACCTGCTACTCCTCCACCAAGCACTCCAAATGTGACTGCCCTGAGTCCAACCATACCTTGCTCTTCTCCCATCCATCGTCGATCTCGCTTCACCAATAGAGACTTAGAAGTAGAATACAAGGGCCCTCTTATCACCAAAATCTGTGTGAGAGAATCTGAGAATATGACCGCTGATGCCTTTTTGCAAAAATACGCCAATATCATATACATTCCTGATATGGGGTTGTACTGGCACGAACATGAACGTGTGTTTTTGGATAGAAACTCCGAAATTGTTCACAACTCGTTGTCTTCTATCATTGACAAATGcaagtttcttgaaacacACATGCATGCAGTAATGCTGAATTCCTACTACTGGTTTTTGTTAGCCAGCCCTAATACGCTGTCCGAGGTACAAATATGTCTTGAATGGTTGAAAGAACCCCTACATGGCTTATCACCTTCAAAGATCCAGTACTGCCCTAATTGTATCAATTCGGCTATCATCGATGACCATTGTGATGTCGATAACCTTAATGTTCTAACTGGGATGGGATACAGAATGGAGCTGGGGACTATTTTCTTATTAGCACTGGGTGGAGGAATGACAGACATTTTGGAAGATCAACGAGAGGAGGCTCCCGATCTCGAATATTATGCCTCTGATTCTGGTGCTGTCTTCCTGAGCgatgaacaagaagctgAGGGGTCAGTAGACTATGCTTCTGATATGGAAAATCTCACAGTAGATGGTCAAGAAGGTGACGAATTGACAGCAGTAAATGGAGAATCTGAGTCGGATACTCTcttagaagatgaagttcaagaaggtgACTTTAGATCATTTGacgattcttctgattcgGATAATCTCTTTGTAGATGATgcacaagaagatgatgaagaaatgattGACATTGCAATAGATAATGATACTGAATCGGATAATGACGAATCAGACATTTCAGCTTATGATACCTCCGATGATGgtcttgataatgaataTGAACCAGAAGCAGATTTATTATATGACGAAGAAACTGTTAGGATTTCCACTGTTAGTGGATGGTCTCAGTTAAAAAAGAAGGGTATTTGTCAAATTaacaatcttctttggctgaGAGGACAACAACACTTCCTTGACATCACCTCCAGGGCTTTCAGGTCCTTTCTCATGGGAACAGTGTCAAATGCACAATATACCCAGATGTTGGAAGATGTTGAGGAATGGGTCGATCTTATGCCTCAGTACTATAGAATTCCAATAGATACCAAGGGTAGAACATTTGAAATTCTCCGTCCCTTTCCCAGGCTTCCTCCAAACATACATACGTACTGTTCGGAATGTGGCTTTGTAATAGGATTCAACGAGAACAATGAAAACTTAAGAAGCTCTGCCCGTCATGCAAAGAATACTGGTCATGATAGATTCATCAGTCGAGAAGGGTATGCAATCAGGGCCGCAACGGgattcaatctcttggtAATATTGGGGTCAAGCGAATCAATCAGTACGTGCGAATCGGAGGATGGCGATtatgatgacgaagatatTGTTATTCCTTCATTCGACGATGGACTGGGTTCACCAGTCACACACCCTGAATTCATAGTGGAGCCGTATTCCACAGACGAAGAGGCCAGCGACTACGAACAAGAACCTGAATCTCTTCCACCTCCatccaaggaagaagaaatcgaggTCTCTGAACTATTGAGATACTCCCATGGGTTAGTTTACGATCCTATCTTCTACTTGTACTACTACATAACAGAAGAGCGGTATGTTGACGTGAATTCaaagtttttcaaaaacACATTGGAAGATATTGGTGACCACAAAAGCCGTATTCGAAACTTGGTGGACCGTGTCATTAGCACTCAAATCATTGACTCCAGCAAATTCGAGAAGAAAGTAACCAGAGGACACATCCACTGGGCCAAAGAATTGTCCAAAGTAGCTTACTCGAAGAAACTATGCTTTTGTAAACAATGCTATCAGATATTTAAAACAAAAACTGCGTTTTCCAGGCACAGGCGTGATTATGCGAGCATGGTCGGAAGAGAACATGCTGGTCATGACACAAGTGCGGATTTCAAAGGATACCTTTTGGAGCGACCAAAGGGCCTCTACTATGCAATAGGTATTCCAGATGATGTTGCTGAAGCCGAAGCTGCAGCtactgttgaagaaattacAGGTCTGAGTTCACAATGGGTTATGGGTGGGCCTGGGTGGACGGCggaagaatatgaaagCAAAGTGAAATGGTTAGAGGTCAAGCTAGGTATGCTCCCCGACCAATTCTTGGCCAAGCACAACTACTTGCTAGTGAAGGAGCTTGGCTTATACTATGATTTCACGCAGAAGTGGTTCCGAAGTATAACACACAGGTTGCTGAGGAAGGTCTTCTTTGCCGACTTAGTGCTGAGCGTGAGGAGTGAGTTAATATCCTACATGCTCCACAATATGGATAGAAAGTATGAATACATGTTGGCACCCCGTCACCAGCAGCAAGTTGCCACTTTGCAAGCAGCAGTAAAATATGACGGTCCAGTGGTGGCGGTGGAAAATGGCAACGGAGAGCATCTCGATTTCGAGTTGGTAGATAACTGCATACAGCCAACTAAATACTACATGTGTCATGTGTGTAAGTTCATTGCCCACCACTCCAGCGTTACCGCTCATATCAAACAAGCCAAGCACCAACGAGAAGAGGGACCTGAAAAGCATGTTGTGTATGGTTACAGTGTTCGGAATGTAGAGGCCAAGACAAACTACTTCCGAATTCAACTGAACCTAGCCGCTGGGTTTCACGAACCAACAGATAGCTCTGCggaattgcaaattgtaGATCCATTTTTATCCAGATACAAAGCGCATGAGTATACAAAGTTCCGCTCATTTTTGAACATGGCTAATGACAAAAGATGGCCACGTTTGGTACAATTGTGCAAGAAATATGtaacgaagaaaagattagCTTTGAGTACCGGATCTTCTCTCTCAGCGCTCATCGATAACCCCAGGTTCTGTAGCACTCCAAACTCTGCCCTGCGATATGGACTCGCGCTAGCCAGATTCCTCTATGTTGCCATGAAAATGTGcgagttgaaggaacaCAAAGCAATGGAAGCGTTTGATCAAGTATTCTGTGCCAACAAAGAACAGGGATTACGAAGATTTTTCGGTcaaatgaagatatttGGCGCGTTCTGGTTGTTGTCTCCGGTGCTAGTGTTGCAGGAAGACGACCTAAACTACATGGACGATATCTTTATGAGCAGTCTAATGGTGtgtcttcttgatgaaggaGGAATAGGATTCAAAATTAAGTCGTACCGCTGCGATTTCTGCAGTGGCCTATCCTTTGCATTCAAATGTATAGCTGTGGACGTGATGAAAAAAGACAAGTCTTATGTCCATCCTTTTGTTGAGGATTGTAACAAGTCTGCTTCCATATCACTCAATTTCGGCCGATTTCGCAAGTTCAGTGCCGATGTACACTCGTTGAGTCCTCGAACATTTGGAAGGACCATGAACGTGCTACGTGTTGGAGACATAATAAGAATAAATAcatttgaagttggactCAACGACATCAAAAAATGGGTCTATGATGCCATTCAGCAATATGTACTTGAAGTCGAGGAACTTTTCGTGGACATCAACATCACGCCAACTATGGCCATGCATGAGATGCTGGCAGCACAAAAACcaagagttgttggaatgCCTCAAACTAGTTACAACTGGGATCAAAGGGACATCGACAGATGCTTGGAAATTAATCTGGTTGATAAGTATGATGTCAAAAGTCTTCAGTGTTTCCGTCGCCGACTCTCTAGATTGAACAActattttttttgtatgatcttgttgacgTGTGGGTCTCCGTATCGTTTAACGGAATTATACCTGGTTCTTATTCGTaacgaagaaagattggGAAGTAATGTATTTGTTGCTGATGGGATGCTTGGCCTCTTtaccaacaatggaaaGAACAGTATGAAATATAGTCGAGAACGTCCTATTCTCAAGATGTTGCCCGAAGAGGTGTCAGAATGCTTGGCTCACTATATCTATTTTGTCCGGCCATTCGAATACACTCTTGTTGAATACCAAGAACAAACCGGTTCATTGAGCCTCACAGAGTTTAAGAAACTAAGTGATAAATACAAGCTCCATTTGTTCATGGGAGAGAAGGGAATCAAAAGCAGTACTACTCTTGGAAAATCGTTCCGTAAGTTCATAAATAAAACAACTCCAAAGCTTAGAGGAATCATGTACGGTGAAATAAGACAAGTGCTTTCATATTTTGTTGGGGCGAACGTCTCTGGGATGATTGGGTTACAGATCAAGATTGACAACACCCTTGCCGAACAGGCTGGGCATTCGTTTAGTAGGTTTGTCGAAAGTTATGCCACAAATAGAGATGGCTACAATCATGTCATGCTTCAAAGAATGAGAGACTGTCTGGCAGCCTGGCATACCTGTTTGGAGATGAGGACTCTTCAGATATTTACGCCTAGCATATTTACTAGGAACGAACCACCGAAATTGACAGGAGAGGAACTCTTGGAGGCAGGCAGAAAGATATTTGGACAACAGTTTAGGTTCAAGGAGGGCCAACAACAGGCCACATCGGATGTAGCTAATTGCTTCAGTATGATGGTGGCTATTAATCTGGGAAAGACGACTTGTTGCATTATTGCGATGTTGGCAGAGCGTACTAACAGTCTTCGCCGGACCAATCGAGGTAAAAAGACTCACTGTGTTACGATATTTGTGGTACCTTATATTTCTACACTCAACTCCACCATCCGCCAATTAACAGAAAATTTCAAGGTGCATACGTATGATGGTTCTGTTGGACAGGTCAACAATTATGATGTTCTTTTGATGCTGCTTGAAGACGGCCACCTTAGACATCTTGATTCGGTAGTCAGACATATTCAGTCTACTAATTATCGAGGCAAGACCTATCTCCGCCGGGTGGTGGTTGATGATGCACATATTTTGCAAATGAAACAATACGTGATAGAAGGAAACAAAAATGTACCAATAGTATTTTTGACGTCATTCCTTTCACAGAAGGAAGACGATACGTTGAGTACATTATTTAATCTCGAATCCTTGGTGAGGGTGTCGTCACAGGAACCACTCTTGCCTCATAAAGAGTTcactcttttcaagaagccTAGTACCACGTCAATATGTCAGACGGTTATAGACAAAGTTAGGAGTTTGGGTTCGGCAATTGTGATTGCCGAGTCTTCTGATAAAGTGTCGTACTTGTTAAATAGAATGGCCGTTGAGGTTCCAAGTATAGGTATCTATGGATCCCCAGATGCCAGAGCAGCTGCTTTAAATAAGATAGCCAGTGAGAATATCAGGGTTGTGGTTACTACGGCAGAGGCGATGGTTGGTCTTCATATGTTCAAACATACAACCGTCTTGTTTGCATATTCGATTAACAACCCGATAGAATTGCTTGTTGGCAGTCAATTGAGCAGTGGGAAGGTAGAAATGGTATTGCTCAACTTTTATTCGACTGAGTTTCAACGAGACTTATTGGACACTTGTGTTAATTTAATGATAATGAGACATATGCGTTTAACTGAACAAACTTGTTATGAGGCTGGTAAGGAGCGGTGTCATGCTTGTGTcaacaagagaagacaTGCATGA